One Corynebacterium tuberculostearicum DNA window includes the following coding sequences:
- the mfd gene encoding transcription-repair coupling factor has translation MATPMLAGLLKVAASDPKLKGMISHVGEDLHITGLDQSRPWALGTLAHHAPVLVVTATSREAEDLTAELTAMLGQKVAMFPAWETLPHERLSPGVDIIGRRAEVLHNLDSLQVIVTAARGLSQPILQEVEGRAPVHLEEDHEYDFDEVVRELEFRAYKHVDMVAKRGEYATRGGIIDIFPTTLDYPVRVEFWGDEITDIRQFSVADQRTIPEIEVGRVDIFPARELPITDAIAKRAADLAVKHPGNPALVELLTKVSEHIPAEGMEALLPALSDAPMITLPEFLRPTTHVVMVGPEKIRRRVADLEKTDAEFLAAGWEAAAMGADGPLATEGLDTEASSYRSYESLEVSISEAGLPLWTFSPPGMLAAPEEETLPLEFEPGPTPRGNIEEIDAMMAQLLAHTNAGGRAAFIAPAQGAIKRMVDRFAEKGIRTKVATPGWEPTAGEVTLYQALSHAGLVFPKVKKPKDAEALPLVVVTETDLTGNRVGDIAEAKRRPAKRRNKVDPLALKQGDFVVHETHGIGKFLKMAERTIQSGDETSRREYIVLEYAPSKRGQPADQLWVPMDSLDLLSKYTGGESPHLSKMGGSDWKNTKKKARAAVREIAGELVELYAKRQAAPGHQFSPDNPWQAEMEDNFPFVETEDQMLAIDAVKHDMESTVPMDRVVVGDVGYGKTEVAIRAAFKAVQDGMQVAVLVPTTLLAQQHFDTFSERMTGFPVKIEVLSRFTSKKEAKDIFKGLADGSVDIVVGTHRLLQTGVHWKNLGLIVVDEEQRFGVEHKEHIKALKASVDVLTMSATPIPRTLEMSMAGIREMSTILTPPEDRHPVLTYVGAYEDKQVAAAIRRELLRDGQTFFIHNKVSDIEKKARELRDLVPEARVVVAHGQMNEEVLEQTVQGFWDREYDVLVCTTIVETGLDIANANTLIVENAHHMGLSQLHQLRGRVGRSRERGYAYFLYPKGATLTETSYDRLATIAQNNDLGAGMAVAMKDLEMRGAGNVLGAQQSGHIAGVGFDLYVRLVGEAVETFKSLARGEAPTVTDEGPKEIRIDLPVDAHIPEGYIDSERLRLEVYRKLAASQNDDDLKAVIEEMKDRFGPLPQEVLRLLSVARLRHQARRAGISDITVQGTRVKFHPVELPDSKQVRLKRLYPGSSFRAAAKAINVPFPKAGRNVTSPKLRDTELIQWAADFLSALFDVDAINVSGAQPTSNVVSVGE, from the coding sequence ATGGCGACCCCAATGCTGGCCGGCCTGCTCAAGGTAGCGGCCTCGGATCCCAAGCTCAAGGGCATGATTTCTCATGTGGGCGAAGACCTCCACATCACAGGCTTGGATCAGTCCCGGCCGTGGGCCTTGGGCACCTTGGCTCATCATGCCCCAGTGCTCGTGGTAACCGCTACGAGCCGCGAGGCCGAGGACCTCACGGCGGAGCTTACGGCGATGCTGGGGCAGAAGGTGGCCATGTTCCCCGCCTGGGAGACCTTGCCGCATGAGCGACTGAGCCCCGGCGTAGACATCATCGGCCGCCGCGCTGAAGTTCTGCACAATCTCGATAGCCTGCAGGTCATCGTGACGGCTGCCCGCGGCCTGTCCCAGCCCATCCTGCAGGAGGTGGAGGGCCGTGCTCCCGTCCACCTTGAAGAGGATCATGAATATGACTTTGATGAGGTAGTCCGCGAGCTCGAGTTCCGCGCCTATAAGCACGTAGACATGGTGGCTAAGCGCGGCGAGTATGCTACGCGCGGCGGCATCATCGATATTTTCCCCACCACGCTGGATTATCCGGTCCGCGTGGAGTTTTGGGGCGATGAGATTACCGATATCCGCCAATTTTCCGTAGCTGACCAGCGCACCATCCCTGAAATCGAGGTGGGCCGCGTAGACATTTTCCCGGCCCGCGAGCTGCCTATTACGGACGCCATTGCCAAGCGTGCGGCCGATCTCGCCGTTAAGCACCCCGGCAATCCCGCCTTGGTGGAGCTTTTGACCAAGGTAAGCGAGCACATTCCGGCCGAAGGTATGGAAGCGCTCCTGCCCGCGCTTTCCGACGCCCCCATGATCACCCTCCCCGAATTCCTGCGCCCCACCACCCACGTGGTGATGGTCGGCCCGGAAAAGATTCGCCGCCGCGTGGCGGATCTAGAAAAGACCGATGCGGAATTCCTCGCTGCCGGTTGGGAAGCCGCGGCCATGGGTGCCGATGGCCCGCTGGCAACCGAAGGGCTCGATACCGAGGCATCCAGCTACCGCTCCTATGAATCCCTCGAGGTCTCCATAAGCGAGGCCGGCCTGCCCCTGTGGACTTTCTCCCCACCGGGAATGCTCGCCGCCCCGGAAGAGGAGACCCTCCCGCTCGAATTCGAACCAGGGCCCACCCCGCGCGGCAATATCGAAGAAATCGATGCCATGATGGCCCAACTCCTCGCGCACACCAACGCCGGCGGCCGGGCAGCCTTCATCGCGCCGGCGCAAGGTGCCATCAAGCGTATGGTGGATCGCTTTGCAGAAAAGGGCATCCGCACCAAGGTGGCTACCCCTGGCTGGGAACCCACCGCCGGTGAAGTCACCCTCTACCAAGCACTAAGCCACGCCGGCCTGGTATTTCCCAAGGTGAAAAAGCCCAAGGACGCCGAGGCCCTCCCACTGGTCGTTGTCACCGAGACGGATCTGACCGGTAACCGCGTAGGCGATATCGCCGAAGCAAAGCGCCGGCCCGCCAAACGCCGCAATAAGGTTGACCCGCTGGCCCTCAAGCAGGGCGATTTTGTGGTGCACGAGACCCACGGCATCGGCAAGTTCCTCAAGATGGCCGAGCGCACCATCCAGTCCGGCGATGAAACCAGCCGCCGCGAATACATCGTGCTCGAGTACGCGCCCTCCAAGCGTGGTCAACCCGCCGATCAGCTCTGGGTTCCCATGGACTCGCTGGATCTGCTCAGCAAGTACACCGGTGGCGAATCGCCTCACCTGTCCAAGATGGGCGGTTCCGACTGGAAGAACACCAAGAAGAAGGCGCGCGCGGCCGTGCGCGAAATCGCCGGCGAGCTGGTTGAGCTCTACGCCAAGCGCCAGGCCGCGCCGGGGCACCAATTCTCCCCGGATAATCCGTGGCAGGCGGAGATGGAGGATAATTTCCCCTTCGTCGAAACCGAAGACCAGATGCTGGCTATCGACGCCGTCAAGCACGATATGGAGTCCACGGTGCCGATGGATCGCGTCGTCGTCGGCGATGTGGGTTACGGCAAGACCGAGGTGGCCATCCGGGCCGCCTTCAAGGCCGTGCAGGACGGCATGCAGGTGGCCGTCCTCGTGCCCACCACGCTGCTGGCGCAGCAGCATTTTGATACCTTCAGCGAGCGTATGACCGGCTTCCCCGTCAAGATTGAGGTGCTTTCGCGCTTTACCTCAAAGAAGGAAGCGAAGGACATCTTCAAGGGCCTGGCCGATGGCAGCGTCGATATCGTCGTCGGCACCCACCGCCTCCTCCAGACCGGTGTGCACTGGAAGAACCTCGGCCTCATCGTCGTGGACGAGGAGCAGCGCTTCGGCGTGGAGCACAAGGAACACATTAAGGCGCTCAAGGCCAGCGTGGATGTGCTTACCATGTCCGCAACACCTATTCCGCGCACCTTGGAGATGTCCATGGCTGGCATCCGCGAGATGTCCACCATCCTGACCCCGCCGGAAGACCGCCACCCGGTGCTGACCTATGTCGGCGCTTACGAAGACAAGCAGGTAGCCGCGGCCATCCGCCGCGAGCTGCTGCGCGATGGTCAGACCTTTTTCATCCACAACAAAGTCTCTGATATCGAAAAGAAGGCCCGCGAGCTGCGCGACCTGGTACCGGAGGCCCGCGTCGTCGTCGCGCATGGCCAGATGAACGAGGAGGTGCTCGAGCAGACCGTCCAGGGTTTCTGGGACCGCGAGTACGACGTCTTGGTGTGTACCACCATCGTGGAAACCGGCCTGGATATCGCCAATGCGAATACCCTCATTGTGGAAAACGCCCACCATATGGGCCTGTCCCAGCTGCACCAGCTGCGCGGGCGCGTGGGCCGCTCCCGCGAGCGCGGCTATGCCTACTTCCTGTACCCCAAGGGAGCTACGCTCACGGAAACTTCCTATGACCGCCTGGCAACTATCGCGCAAAACAATGACCTTGGTGCTGGCATGGCCGTAGCCATGAAGGACTTGGAGATGCGCGGTGCCGGCAACGTCCTTGGCGCCCAACAGTCCGGCCACATTGCCGGTGTGGGCTTCGATCTTTACGTGCGCCTCGTTGGCGAGGCGGTCGAGACCTTCAAATCGCTCGCCCGCGGCGAGGCCCCCACCGTTACTGATGAGGGCCCGAAGGAAATCCGCATCGATCTCCCCGTGGACGCGCATATTCCGGAAGGATATATCGACTCCGAGCGCCTGCGCCTAGAGGTCTATCGCAAGCTTGCGGCCTCGCAGAATGACGATGATCTCAAGGCCGTCATCGAGGAAATGAAAGACCGCTTCGGCCCGCTGCCGCAGGAGGTCCTGCGCCTGCTTTCCGTTGCTCGCCTGCGCCACCAGGCGCGCCGCGCCGGCATCTCCGATATCACCGTGCAAGGCACCCGCGTCAAGTTCCATCCAGTGGAGCTGCCGGATTCCAAGCAGGTACGCCTCAAGCGCCTATATCCGGGCTCCAGCTTCCGCGCGGCCGCGAAGGCAATCAACGTGCCATTCCCCAAGGCGGGGCGCAATGTCACCTCCCCGAAGCTGCGCGATACCGAGCTCATTCAGTGGGCGGCGGACTTCCTAAGCGCGCTTTTCGACGTCGACGCCATCAACGTCAGCGGCGCCCAGCCGACCTCGAACGTGGTCAGCGTAGGGGAGTAG
- a CDS encoding TetR/AcrR family transcriptional regulator → MARQRMTGRERREQLISIGRAAFAELGFEGTSVEEIAARAGVSKPVVYEHFGGKEGLYAVVVDREMLALEKVITDSLKTGSWRERIEQAVMAILTYVEEETDGFLILVRDAKPGDERSFSTLLNSAVGQVSYILSEAFEHRGIDPDLADIYGQALVGMVSTTAQWWLDERNPDKEVVATHIVNLCWNGLSGMEVKPKLGGK, encoded by the coding sequence ATGGCTCGACAAAGGATGACCGGCCGGGAACGCCGCGAACAACTCATTTCCATCGGACGCGCCGCATTCGCGGAACTAGGCTTTGAAGGAACCAGCGTCGAAGAGATCGCGGCACGCGCCGGGGTATCCAAACCCGTTGTCTATGAGCACTTCGGGGGCAAGGAAGGCCTTTATGCGGTGGTTGTTGACCGCGAGATGCTGGCCCTGGAAAAGGTCATTACTGATTCCTTGAAGACCGGCAGCTGGCGCGAGCGCATCGAGCAGGCCGTCATGGCCATTTTGACCTATGTTGAGGAAGAAACTGATGGCTTTCTCATCCTGGTGCGCGATGCCAAGCCCGGTGACGAGCGCAGCTTCTCCACGTTGTTGAATTCCGCGGTGGGCCAGGTTTCCTATATTTTGAGCGAAGCATTTGAGCACCGTGGCATCGACCCGGATTTGGCGGATATTTACGGTCAAGCGCTGGTGGGAATGGTATCGACCACTGCGCAATGGTGGCTGGATGAGCGCAACCCGGACAAGGAAGTCGTCGCCACGCATATTGTCAATCTATGCTGGAATGGTTTGTCCGGTATGGAAGTAAAGCCCAAGCTAGGAGGCAAATAG
- a CDS encoding trimeric intracellular cation channel family protein: MHDVDPLINSLYQAFDLLGVVLNGIIGGALARRREFDIVGFVFLALFSGLAGGMIRDMLIGDGAAAAISDPWYLGLACCGALIAFLIDLKGKEWELFREHGDAIILGVWSTTGCVKALTHGMPLIPCVFLGVLTAVGGGMVRDIASGEIPSIFGGSPLYAVPSILTGIVMVTFADYGQFALGMVVAPIVGSGMAIVSYWRGWVLPRAGVAPVNYTAAQVAAIAKKAELKGFRRGRKKN, from the coding sequence ATGCACGATGTCGATCCCCTCATCAATTCGCTGTACCAAGCCTTCGATCTTCTCGGCGTGGTTTTGAACGGCATCATTGGCGGCGCCCTTGCCCGCCGCCGTGAATTCGACATCGTGGGCTTCGTGTTCCTCGCCCTCTTTTCTGGGCTGGCCGGTGGCATGATCCGTGACATGCTCATCGGGGATGGAGCAGCGGCAGCGATCTCAGACCCGTGGTACCTCGGCCTTGCTTGCTGTGGTGCGCTTATTGCGTTTCTTATCGATCTCAAGGGCAAGGAGTGGGAGCTTTTCCGCGAACACGGCGATGCCATCATTCTCGGCGTGTGGTCCACCACCGGCTGCGTTAAAGCGCTCACCCACGGCATGCCACTTATTCCCTGTGTCTTTCTGGGCGTGCTTACCGCGGTGGGCGGAGGAATGGTCCGCGATATAGCTTCGGGGGAAATCCCGTCCATCTTTGGCGGCAGCCCCCTGTATGCCGTGCCCTCTATCCTCACCGGCATCGTCATGGTTACCTTTGCCGATTATGGACAGTTTGCACTCGGCATGGTGGTCGCGCCGATCGTCGGCAGTGGCATGGCCATCGTGTCCTATTGGCGCGGCTGGGTCCTGCCCCGCGCCGGTGTCGCCCCCGTTAACTACACCGCTGCCCAAGTGGCGGCGATTGCGAAGAAAGCCGAGCTCAAAGGCTTTCGCCGCGGCAGGAAGAAAAACTAA
- a CDS encoding MFS transporter — translation MSKSNARYFIWSNGLQNLGDQIVAAKTVLPALFSAAGVPAFFTGLLTPIRESGSMLPQAALTPWVTTYRARKRLWIIGSLGQAVSAAVIALAAFFTRGAVLGVVVLVALASLSLFRALCSIAGKDVQARTISKGARGRVTGSAAALGGGATLLTGIILYFLGELSIPMMGTVLAIGASTWAIAAWVFSHVDEPVPEEAEGGIDKRWWQDTWQLFTSDGQFRNFVIVRALLLVSALSTSFIVLLSSNLSGLYGFVLASGLASLVGGRISGVYSDKSSKNTMAVGAAVASVVLVLLVASSHWAPDAVNAWVMPIGFFAVNLAHTAIRVARKTYVVDMAGGDKRTQYVGAANTMMGIILLIVGGISSVVALAGPEAALLFLALIGFLGVWRARGLKEVSHT, via the coding sequence ATGTCTAAATCCAATGCCCGGTATTTCATCTGGTCCAACGGCCTGCAAAATTTGGGCGATCAGATTGTTGCCGCCAAGACGGTGCTGCCCGCGCTCTTTAGTGCGGCCGGAGTGCCTGCGTTCTTTACCGGCCTACTCACCCCTATCCGCGAGTCCGGTTCGATGTTGCCGCAGGCGGCGCTGACTCCGTGGGTGACTACCTATAGGGCCCGCAAGCGCTTGTGGATTATCGGCTCTTTGGGCCAAGCGGTATCCGCCGCGGTCATCGCGCTCGCGGCATTTTTTACCCGCGGGGCTGTATTGGGCGTGGTGGTGCTGGTGGCCTTGGCGTCACTTTCCCTCTTCCGCGCGCTGTGCTCGATTGCGGGCAAGGACGTGCAGGCGCGCACGATTTCTAAGGGCGCACGCGGCCGGGTGACCGGTAGCGCGGCAGCCCTCGGTGGCGGTGCTACTTTGCTGACCGGCATTATCCTCTACTTTTTGGGCGAGCTCAGCATTCCCATGATGGGCACGGTCCTCGCCATTGGTGCGTCCACCTGGGCCATTGCCGCGTGGGTCTTTTCGCACGTGGATGAGCCGGTGCCAGAGGAAGCCGAAGGGGGCATCGATAAGCGCTGGTGGCAAGATACCTGGCAGCTTTTTACCAGCGACGGCCAATTTCGTAACTTCGTCATCGTCCGCGCGCTCCTGCTCGTTTCGGCGCTATCGACCTCTTTTATTGTGCTGCTCAGCAGCAACCTTTCTGGGCTCTACGGATTCGTGCTAGCTTCCGGCCTAGCCTCTCTGGTGGGCGGGCGCATCTCCGGTGTGTATTCGGATAAGTCCTCTAAGAACACCATGGCCGTGGGCGCGGCCGTGGCCTCCGTCGTGCTGGTGCTTTTGGTCGCCAGCTCGCACTGGGCACCGGATGCGGTCAATGCCTGGGTCATGCCGATTGGCTTCTTCGCCGTGAACCTGGCGCACACGGCCATTCGCGTGGCGCGTAAGACTTACGTGGTGGATATGGCCGGCGGCGATAAGCGCACCCAGTACGTAGGTGCGGCCAATACGATGATGGGCATTATCTTGCTTATCGTCGGTGGCATCTCCTCCGTGGTGGCACTGGCCGGACCTGAGGCGGCGCTGCTCTTCCTTGCCCTCATTGGTTTCCTCGGTGTGTGGCGCGCCCGCGGCCTGAAAGAGGTTTCTCACACATAA
- the glmU gene encoding bifunctional UDP-N-acetylglucosamine diphosphorylase/glucosamine-1-phosphate N-acetyltransferase GlmU yields the protein MVATTSCAVVVLAAGAGTRMKSTKQKTLHEIGGRTLLGHALHAAAGINPERIVTVVGHQRDQVSPAVDAIAQELDCEVLQAVQEEQLGTGHAVACGLEPLPDFEGTVIVTNGDVPLLTPETIEGLRATHTEQGNAVTVLSMRLDDPTGYGRIIRAEDGSVSAIVEQKDATEEQRQVDEVNSGVFAFDGRVLADALQKLDSNNAQGELYITDVLEIARTAGHGVGAHVAADPAELAGVNDRVQLAAAGRELNRRMVEKAMRGGATIVDPETTWIGVNVTVGSDVIIHPGTQLWGATSIADNAEIGPDTTLTNMQVGEGASVVRTHGSDSVIGTNAKVGPFTYIRPKTVVGEDGKLGGFVEAKNAQIGRGSKVPHLTYIGDATVGEQSNIGASSVFVNYDGVNKHHTTIGSHVRTGSDTMFIAPVNVGDGAYSGAGTVIKDDVPAGALAVSGGKQRNIEGWVQKKRPGTPAAEAAARAQDNEK from the coding sequence GTGGTAGCAACAACCTCGTGTGCTGTCGTCGTCCTTGCGGCTGGCGCCGGCACCCGCATGAAGTCCACCAAGCAGAAGACCTTGCATGAGATTGGCGGGCGCACTTTGCTCGGCCACGCTCTGCATGCTGCGGCCGGGATCAACCCGGAGCGCATCGTGACGGTGGTGGGCCACCAGCGCGATCAGGTCTCCCCCGCCGTGGATGCCATCGCCCAGGAGCTGGACTGCGAGGTACTGCAGGCGGTACAGGAAGAGCAGCTGGGCACCGGACATGCCGTGGCCTGCGGCTTGGAGCCGCTTCCGGACTTCGAGGGCACCGTCATTGTCACCAACGGCGATGTCCCTCTGCTGACCCCAGAGACCATCGAGGGCCTGCGCGCCACCCACACCGAGCAGGGCAACGCGGTCACCGTGCTCTCGATGCGCCTCGATGACCCGACCGGTTACGGCCGCATCATTCGCGCTGAGGACGGCAGCGTGTCTGCCATCGTTGAGCAAAAGGATGCCACCGAAGAGCAGCGCCAGGTCGATGAGGTCAACTCCGGCGTCTTTGCCTTTGATGGGCGCGTGCTTGCCGACGCCCTCCAGAAGCTCGACTCCAATAACGCCCAAGGCGAGCTGTATATCACTGATGTGCTCGAGATTGCCCGCACCGCAGGACACGGCGTCGGCGCGCACGTAGCAGCGGATCCGGCCGAACTCGCAGGCGTCAATGACCGCGTGCAGCTCGCCGCTGCCGGCCGTGAGCTCAACCGCCGCATGGTAGAAAAGGCGATGCGCGGCGGCGCCACCATCGTGGATCCGGAGACCACCTGGATTGGCGTCAACGTCACCGTGGGCTCCGATGTCATTATTCACCCGGGCACCCAGCTGTGGGGCGCTACCAGCATCGCCGATAACGCCGAGATTGGCCCCGACACCACCTTGACCAATATGCAGGTGGGCGAGGGCGCTTCCGTCGTGCGCACCCATGGCAGCGATTCCGTCATTGGTACCAACGCTAAGGTCGGCCCGTTTACCTATATCCGCCCGAAGACCGTGGTGGGCGAGGACGGAAAGCTCGGCGGCTTCGTAGAGGCAAAGAACGCCCAGATTGGCCGCGGCTCCAAGGTTCCGCACCTGACCTATATCGGCGATGCCACCGTGGGCGAGCAGTCCAACATCGGCGCCTCCTCCGTCTTCGTGAATTACGACGGCGTGAACAAGCACCACACCACCATCGGCAGCCACGTGCGCACCGGTTCTGACACAATGTTTATCGCTCCGGTCAATGTCGGTGATGGCGCATACTCCGGTGCGGGTACAGTAATTAAAGACGATGTTCCTGCGGGAGCACTCGCAGTCTCCGGTGGCAAACAGCGCAACATCGAGGGCTGGGTTCAAAAGAAGCGTCCGGGTACTCCCGCGGCTGAGGCCGCAGCCCGTGCGCAGGACAACGAAAAGTAA
- a CDS encoding ribose-phosphate diphosphokinase, with protein MTGKVTGSSKNMKLFSGRAHPELAEAVAKELKTDLVPTTARDFANGEIFIRFEESVRGADCFVMQSHTQPLNKWLVEQLIMIDALKRGSAKRITAILPFYPYARQDKKHLGREPISARLVADLLQAAGADRIVSVDLHTDQIQGFFDGPVDHMHAQPILTDYIKSKYATDNITVVSPDAGRVKVAEKWAHDLGDAPLAFVHKTRSNTEANKTVSNRVVGDVDGKDCVLLDDMIDTGGTIAGAVRVLKDAGAKKVIIACTHGVFSDPARERLSECGAEEVITTDTLPQSTEGWSNLTVLSIAPLLAQTIHEIFENGSVTTLFDRA; from the coding sequence ATGACTGGCAAGGTAACTGGTAGCAGCAAGAACATGAAGCTCTTCTCTGGGCGTGCACACCCAGAGTTGGCAGAGGCTGTGGCTAAGGAGCTCAAGACCGATCTGGTTCCTACCACCGCCCGCGACTTCGCCAACGGCGAAATCTTCATCCGCTTTGAAGAGTCCGTGCGTGGTGCCGACTGCTTCGTAATGCAGTCTCATACCCAGCCGCTCAATAAGTGGCTGGTAGAGCAGCTCATCATGATCGATGCTTTGAAGCGCGGCTCCGCTAAGCGCATCACCGCCATCCTGCCCTTCTACCCATATGCACGCCAGGATAAGAAGCACCTGGGCCGCGAGCCGATTTCTGCCCGCCTGGTAGCAGACCTTCTGCAGGCTGCTGGTGCGGACCGCATCGTGTCCGTGGACCTGCACACCGATCAGATCCAGGGCTTCTTCGACGGCCCGGTCGATCACATGCACGCTCAGCCCATCCTGACCGATTACATCAAGTCCAAGTACGCCACCGATAACATCACCGTGGTTTCCCCGGACGCCGGCCGCGTGAAGGTTGCGGAAAAGTGGGCCCACGACTTGGGCGATGCCCCACTGGCCTTCGTACACAAGACCCGCTCCAATACCGAGGCCAATAAGACGGTGTCCAACCGCGTGGTAGGCGATGTTGACGGCAAGGACTGCGTGCTTCTCGACGACATGATTGACACCGGTGGCACCATCGCCGGCGCCGTGCGCGTTCTGAAGGACGCCGGTGCGAAGAAGGTCATCATTGCCTGCACCCACGGCGTCTTCTCTGATCCAGCCCGCGAGCGCCTCTCCGAGTGCGGCGCGGAGGAAGTTATCACCACCGATACCCTGCCGCAGTCCACCGAGGGCTGGTCCAACCTCACGGTGCTGTCCATCGCTCCGCTGTTGGCACAGACCATCCACGAAATTTTTGAGAATGGTTCCGTAACCACCCTCTTCGATCGCGCCTAA
- a CDS encoding 50S ribosomal protein L25/general stress protein Ctc, whose product MAQRPVIKAEARTEFGKGVARRLRREWKVPGVIYGSHQEPVHFAVPLLDIQSLVRNNGVNAVLELEIDGEQYLTMVKHVDQNVLTFDIDHVDLLAIKRGEKVEVEVPVTLTGEPAPGTMHIQDADVLLVEADVLNIPEEIEVSIEGLEDGAVITAGDVTMPEDTTLVAEEDTVIVSISLPEVDEELEEAAEAAEEGGADAGAESVDEGEESSDSEE is encoded by the coding sequence ATGGCACAGCGCCCAGTAATCAAGGCTGAAGCACGTACCGAATTCGGCAAGGGTGTCGCACGCCGCCTGCGCCGCGAGTGGAAGGTTCCAGGCGTCATCTACGGTTCCCACCAGGAGCCGGTCCACTTCGCAGTTCCGCTGCTGGACATCCAGTCCCTCGTCCGCAACAACGGCGTCAACGCCGTTCTGGAGCTGGAGATCGACGGCGAGCAGTACCTGACCATGGTTAAGCACGTTGACCAGAACGTTCTGACCTTCGACATCGACCACGTTGACCTGCTGGCTATTAAGCGCGGCGAGAAGGTTGAGGTTGAGGTTCCGGTTACCCTGACCGGCGAGCCGGCCCCAGGCACCATGCACATCCAGGATGCTGACGTACTGCTGGTTGAGGCAGACGTACTGAACATTCCGGAAGAGATCGAGGTTTCCATCGAAGGCCTCGAGGACGGCGCAGTTATCACCGCTGGCGACGTCACCATGCCGGAAGACACCACCCTGGTGGCAGAGGAAGACACCGTTATCGTCTCCATCTCCCTGCCTGAGGTTGATGAGGAGCTCGAGGAAGCAGCCGAGGCTGCTGAGGAAGGCGGCGCTGACGCTGGTGCCGAGTCCGTCGACGAGGGCGAAGAGTCCTCCGACTCCGAGGAGTAA
- the pth gene encoding aminoacyl-tRNA hydrolase — MTPLLVVGLGNPGPKYAGTRHNIGFDVADELAGELMSSFSVHKKTNTEIAEGMAGGRKIICAKPRSFMNLSGGPIKALAQYFHLSAADIIVVHDELELDFGTIKLRTGGGDHGHNGLRSTTKSLGTKDYQRLSVGIGRPPGRMDPASFVLKPWAKQEKAEIPILCADAVEEILRVG; from the coding sequence GTGACTCCACTTCTCGTTGTAGGCCTTGGCAACCCCGGCCCCAAGTACGCAGGCACTCGGCACAATATCGGCTTCGATGTGGCAGATGAACTCGCAGGAGAGCTCATGAGCAGCTTTTCGGTACACAAAAAGACCAACACCGAAATCGCCGAGGGTATGGCTGGCGGCCGCAAGATTATCTGCGCAAAGCCACGGTCCTTTATGAACCTTTCCGGCGGGCCGATCAAAGCTTTGGCCCAATACTTTCATCTCTCCGCCGCCGACATCATCGTTGTTCACGATGAGCTAGAACTCGATTTCGGCACTATAAAGCTCCGCACAGGCGGCGGCGACCATGGCCACAATGGGTTGCGTTCAACCACAAAGTCCCTGGGCACCAAAGACTATCAGCGCCTTTCGGTAGGAATCGGGCGCCCACCGGGGCGCATGGATCCGGCGTCGTTTGTGCTCAAGCCTTGGGCAAAGCAAGAAAAGGCAGAAATCCCCATCCTTTGCGCCGACGCGGTCGAGGAAATCTTGCGCGTAGGATAG
- a CDS encoding fumarylacetoacetate hydrolase family protein: protein MKLATLRTGFGTSAIRIDGDNVGVELDYEDVGQLLRSEDWRKAAQLSGEPVVFDHADLEAVVPTPGKVICVGLNYAKHIREMGRDFPEHPTLFIKFADALTGPYDDVFIPEYGTQKLDYEGELAVIIGERAHRVSRDEALDYVAGYAIMNDYTLRDFQRQTSQFHAGKSFYRTAGFGPWLTTADEWSPGSGAVLTTTVDGEERQRDNTDDLNFSVAELIEFCSQLYPLNPGDVIITGTPEGVGFARTPQQFIEDGQNVTIAIEGLGHISNTTRYGEPGCGPSCTCS, encoded by the coding sequence ATGAAATTGGCTACCCTACGCACTGGCTTTGGCACTTCCGCTATCCGAATCGACGGCGATAACGTGGGTGTTGAGTTGGATTATGAGGACGTGGGCCAGCTGCTGCGCAGCGAGGATTGGCGCAAGGCCGCCCAGCTTTCCGGCGAGCCCGTGGTCTTTGACCACGCTGATTTGGAAGCCGTCGTACCAACTCCCGGGAAGGTCATCTGCGTGGGGCTCAATTACGCCAAGCACATCCGCGAAATGGGACGCGATTTCCCCGAACATCCCACCTTGTTCATCAAGTTCGCCGACGCCCTCACCGGCCCTTATGATGATGTCTTCATTCCCGAATATGGCACACAGAAGCTGGATTATGAGGGAGAATTGGCGGTCATCATCGGCGAGCGCGCCCACCGTGTCAGCCGCGACGAGGCCCTAGATTATGTGGCCGGCTACGCCATCATGAATGACTACACGCTGCGTGACTTCCAGCGCCAAACTAGCCAGTTCCATGCCGGTAAATCCTTTTATCGCACCGCCGGCTTCGGTCCTTGGCTTACCACCGCGGATGAGTGGTCACCGGGGTCCGGAGCTGTCCTCACCACTACCGTAGACGGTGAGGAAAGGCAGCGCGATAATACCGATGACCTCAACTTTTCCGTAGCTGAGCTCATTGAGTTCTGCTCACAGCTCTATCCACTCAATCCGGGCGACGTCATCATTACCGGCACACCGGAGGGCGTGGGTTTTGCCCGCACCCCGCAGCAATTTATCGAGGACGGCCAAAACGTCACCATCGCCATCGAAGGCTTGGGGCATATTTCCAATACCACCCGCTATGGCGAGCCCGGCTGCGGCCCCAGCTGTACCTGCTCCTAG